In Ruania zhangjianzhongii, the following proteins share a genomic window:
- a CDS encoding HNH endonuclease signature motif containing protein — translation MGGDVDIFSEGSGDGGSGAGGCGRGGAVGVMARLLTEFEGLGVDEQLVRMGTGGALLERLLALDLDATGDGGLVEAVAAANRISACAEAVRAQAAGVLAERASMNPPALAVESVDADTGRVTATDAEKGCTAPEELAVRLGWTRGQCRDLVRRGRAWGTHLVNTGEALRWGWIDAERGRVIADGLADSSWQVAMAVEDEVLPGASGRSAGQLRRDIARALIAVDPAEAEARAQRRRARRRVSRPRVLADEVAAMTIEGPAADVLALDQALHAHAKAAKSEGDSRTMGQLRFDALAGVGSQALVSGHLGPKHLGLPLAQSEGRKPEVHVTVPIGHLIPDAPAQANAGTGASTGTGAHPNPDPGLDPGVGVDCGDEAGVLRRMLTAPPAPAPAGTSACTCGGRRIGSAEPADSTGSGVSAGLEAPWYVPSETVIDVGPSISGEAVPFLSGYGPITPATARALAAGGIWRRLVTDPVTDQLLDLGHTRYRPSSALADHVRARDVSCVRPGCSTPATECQLDHTLAWDHTDPGEGGSTAPANLGPLCQRDHQAKTHGDFELEQTAPGVFEWTTPTGHRYRRNPDGSTTPLSHHPDTPPPF, via the coding sequence ATGGGCGGCGACGTTGATATCTTCTCGGAGGGTTCCGGTGATGGGGGCTCCGGTGCTGGGGGCTGCGGGCGGGGTGGTGCTGTGGGGGTGATGGCTCGGTTGTTGACTGAGTTCGAGGGTTTGGGCGTGGATGAGCAGCTGGTGCGGATGGGTACTGGTGGTGCGTTGTTGGAGCGGTTGCTGGCGTTGGATCTGGACGCGACCGGGGATGGGGGGCTGGTGGAGGCGGTGGCTGCGGCGAACCGGATCTCGGCGTGTGCGGAGGCGGTGAGGGCGCAGGCGGCGGGGGTGCTTGCGGAGCGGGCGTCGATGAATCCGCCGGCGTTGGCGGTCGAGAGTGTTGATGCCGATACCGGTCGGGTTACTGCCACGGATGCGGAGAAGGGGTGTACTGCTCCGGAGGAGTTGGCGGTGCGGTTGGGGTGGACGCGGGGGCAGTGCCGGGATCTGGTGCGGCGGGGCCGGGCGTGGGGTACTCATCTGGTGAATACGGGTGAGGCGCTGCGATGGGGGTGGATCGATGCTGAGCGTGGGCGGGTGATTGCTGATGGGTTGGCGGATTCGTCTTGGCAGGTGGCGATGGCGGTGGAGGATGAGGTGTTGCCGGGGGCTTCGGGGCGTAGTGCGGGGCAGTTGCGTCGTGATATTGCTCGGGCGTTGATCGCTGTGGATCCGGCTGAGGCTGAGGCTCGTGCGCAGCGGCGGCGGGCGCGGCGGCGGGTGAGCCGGCCCCGGGTGTTGGCTGATGAGGTGGCGGCGATGACGATCGAGGGTCCGGCTGCTGATGTGCTTGCGTTGGATCAGGCGTTGCATGCTCACGCGAAAGCCGCCAAAAGTGAAGGGGACTCGCGCACCATGGGCCAGCTGCGCTTCGATGCTCTCGCGGGGGTGGGTTCTCAGGCTTTGGTGAGTGGGCATCTGGGTCCGAAGCACTTGGGCCTGCCACTGGCTCAGAGCGAGGGGCGCAAGCCGGAGGTTCATGTCACGGTCCCGATCGGCCACCTGATCCCGGACGCCCCGGCACAGGCCAACGCCGGTACCGGGGCCAGCACCGGTACCGGAGCCCACCCCAACCCCGATCCCGGTCTCGATCCAGGTGTGGGGGTTGATTGTGGTGATGAGGCGGGTGTGCTGCGCCGGATGCTGACCGCACCACCGGCACCCGCACCCGCAGGTACATCGGCCTGCACCTGTGGTGGCCGCCGGATCGGGTCGGCAGAACCTGCAGACTCGACCGGGTCGGGTGTGTCGGCTGGTCTGGAGGCGCCGTGGTATGTGCCGAGTGAGACTGTGATCGACGTGGGTCCTAGCATCAGCGGCGAGGCGGTGCCGTTCCTGAGTGGGTATGGGCCGATCACTCCTGCTACTGCTCGTGCGTTGGCTGCGGGTGGGATTTGGCGTCGGTTGGTGACCGACCCGGTCACCGATCAGTTGCTGGACCTGGGTCATACCCGGTATCGGCCCTCGAGTGCGTTGGCCGACCATGTCCGGGCCCGAGATGTCTCTTGTGTGCGGCCCGGGTGCTCCACCCCGGCGACCGAGTGCCAGCTCGATCACACCCTGGCGTGGGACCACACCGACCCGGGCGAGGGTGGGTCGACGGCTCCGGCGAATCTGGGCCCGTTGTGCCAGCGGGACCACCAGGCCAAGACCCACGGCGATTTCGAGCTCGAGCAGACCGCTCCCGGGGTCTTCGAATGGACCACCCCGACCGGGCACCGCTACCGCCGCAACCCCGACGGCAGCACCACCCCACTGAGCCACCACCCCGACACCCCACCCCCGTTCTAG
- a CDS encoding TetR/AcrR family transcriptional regulator, which produces MSSPTPDDRARQVRRVDPQRRDRIIDACLDVIAAHAVAGTSHRKVAAAADVPLGSMTYHFDGMEGLLQAAFARFADSVADQFDRRLAAAADRAEAELAVATLITTDVFRTQRDVVLTHELYTLAARDPEFRRLTEQWMARSRAALERHFDPVTARVLDALIEGLTIHRALDRTSYADGEVLAGVRRVTRG; this is translated from the coding sequence GTGAGTTCCCCCACGCCCGACGACAGGGCCCGCCAGGTCCGGCGGGTTGACCCGCAGCGCAGGGATCGGATCATCGATGCCTGTCTCGACGTGATCGCCGCCCACGCCGTGGCCGGGACCTCGCACCGCAAGGTAGCGGCAGCGGCGGACGTTCCACTCGGGTCGATGACCTACCACTTCGACGGGATGGAGGGCCTGCTGCAGGCGGCATTCGCCCGGTTCGCCGACTCGGTGGCGGACCAGTTCGACCGCCGGCTTGCTGCCGCTGCCGACCGTGCGGAGGCCGAGCTCGCTGTCGCGACCCTGATCACCACGGATGTGTTCCGCACTCAACGGGACGTGGTGCTCACCCATGAGCTGTACACCCTTGCTGCCCGCGATCCCGAGTTTCGCAGGCTGACCGAGCAGTGGATGGCGCGAAGCCGAGCGGCGCTGGAGCGACACTTCGACCCGGTCACCGCGCGGGTCCTGGACGCGCTGATCGAAGGCCTCACGATCCATCGCGCGCTGGACAGGACGTCATACGCCGACGGCGAAGTGTTGGCTGGAGTGCGGAGGGTCACCCGGGGCTGA
- a CDS encoding MFS transporter: MRTIVHMPIETGRSPARSHQRARAAVAALFLTNGALFANLLPRFPEIKASLGLENATYGVAVAAFPAGAIAAGLFAAALIRRFGSAPVAVVGTLGTSIGILLAGVSPSVGLFAAALFLGGAMDAITDVAQNAHALRVQRGYGRSILNSFHAVWSIGAVIGGSMAAGAIALDLPLGLHLGISAVLFAVVSLIALRYCLPGADRPEDAVAADGAELSNSIRIRVGSRTIGVLAALVLIAIAGTLVEDAGNSWATLYLGSGLGAPAALAATGYIAMVGAQFIGRMLGDRLVDRFGQRAVARAGGVVVALGMGVALALPTVPGTVVGFALAGLGVATLVPAAMSEADNLPGLRHGTGLTVVSWLMRLSFLLSPPLVGLVADATSLRLGLLVIPLAGLAVVVLARVLPTRRTAG, encoded by the coding sequence ATGCGTACGATCGTACATATGCCGATCGAGACCGGCCGCTCTCCCGCCCGCTCGCACCAGCGTGCCCGGGCCGCAGTAGCGGCACTGTTCCTCACGAACGGCGCCCTGTTCGCCAACCTCCTCCCCCGCTTCCCGGAGATCAAGGCCAGTCTCGGACTTGAGAACGCGACCTACGGGGTCGCCGTCGCGGCCTTTCCCGCCGGTGCGATCGCAGCCGGCCTCTTCGCCGCCGCCCTGATCCGCCGGTTCGGCTCCGCACCGGTGGCGGTGGTCGGCACCCTCGGCACCAGTATCGGCATCCTGCTCGCGGGCGTCTCCCCCTCTGTCGGACTATTCGCGGCGGCCCTGTTCCTCGGCGGTGCGATGGATGCGATCACCGATGTCGCCCAGAACGCGCACGCGCTCCGGGTCCAGCGCGGGTATGGGCGGTCGATCCTCAACTCCTTCCATGCCGTGTGGTCGATCGGTGCAGTGATCGGTGGGTCGATGGCTGCCGGGGCGATCGCTCTGGACTTGCCCCTGGGACTGCACCTGGGCATCTCGGCCGTCCTGTTCGCGGTCGTCTCCCTGATCGCCCTGCGGTACTGCCTCCCCGGCGCAGACCGCCCCGAGGATGCCGTCGCCGCCGATGGCGCCGAACTGTCCAACAGCATCCGCATCCGAGTCGGTTCCCGCACGATCGGTGTCCTCGCTGCCCTGGTCCTGATCGCGATCGCGGGCACGCTGGTGGAAGACGCCGGCAACTCCTGGGCCACCCTGTACCTGGGCTCCGGACTGGGTGCGCCGGCCGCTCTCGCCGCCACCGGCTACATTGCGATGGTCGGTGCGCAGTTCATCGGCCGGATGCTCGGCGACCGGTTGGTGGACCGGTTCGGTCAGCGCGCCGTCGCCCGCGCCGGTGGCGTGGTCGTCGCCCTCGGCATGGGTGTGGCGCTGGCCCTGCCCACAGTGCCGGGAACGGTCGTGGGCTTCGCTCTGGCCGGGCTCGGGGTGGCGACTCTGGTACCGGCTGCGATGAGCGAGGCGGACAACCTCCCCGGGCTGCGGCACGGTACCGGTCTCACGGTGGTGTCCTGGCTGATGCGGCTCAGCTTCCTACTCTCTCCGCCGCTGGTCGGCCTGGTCGCGGACGCCACCTCGCTGCGTCTTGGCCTTCTGGTGATCCCCCTCGCGGGCCTGGCCGTGGTCGTGCTTGCCCGAGTGCTGCCGACCCGGCGCACGGCGGGCTGA
- a CDS encoding SDR family NAD(P)-dependent oxidoreductase: protein MRFDGQVVFLSGAAHGIGAATARRLHQEGASVVIGDRDLVAAEQLAGELGERASAVECEVTDRESVDTAVAATEERYGRLDQLVTVAGGSCAMPIFDEQTDELWSDLIELNLTGTMRCIRAALPLLQRSAHPAVVLVSSVNGLTAFGEEAYGAAKAGLSNLVRNLAVRYGPDGVRFNVVAPGTVRTRNWDHQPGQLDRLARFSPLGRVGEPEDLAAAIAFLASTDAAWITGITMPVDGGALAGPLQVSQQG, encoded by the coding sequence ATGCGATTCGACGGCCAGGTGGTCTTCCTCAGCGGTGCGGCACACGGTATCGGGGCGGCGACCGCCCGGCGGCTGCACCAGGAGGGTGCATCAGTGGTGATCGGCGACCGTGACCTGGTCGCGGCAGAGCAACTGGCGGGCGAGCTGGGTGAGCGGGCGAGTGCGGTGGAATGCGAAGTGACCGACCGAGAGTCCGTCGACACTGCCGTTGCCGCCACCGAGGAGCGCTATGGCAGGCTGGACCAGCTGGTCACGGTGGCCGGTGGGTCCTGTGCCATGCCGATCTTCGACGAGCAGACCGACGAGCTCTGGTCCGATCTGATCGAGCTGAACCTGACCGGCACGATGCGCTGCATCCGAGCCGCGTTGCCGCTGCTGCAGCGCAGTGCGCACCCGGCGGTGGTGCTGGTGTCCTCCGTGAACGGTCTGACGGCGTTCGGGGAGGAGGCCTATGGTGCCGCCAAAGCGGGCCTGAGCAACCTGGTGCGCAACCTTGCCGTGCGCTACGGACCGGACGGTGTCCGGTTCAACGTGGTGGCACCGGGCACAGTCCGTACCCGGAACTGGGACCACCAACCGGGGCAGCTGGACCGACTGGCCCGGTTCAGCCCGCTCGGCCGGGTCGGCGAACCGGAGGATCTGGCCGCCGCGATCGCGTTCCTGGCCTCGACCGACGCCGCGTGGATCACCGGGATCACGATGCCGGTGGACGGCGGCGCGCTCGCCGGGCCGCTCCAGGTCAGTCAGCAGGGCTGA
- a CDS encoding M81 family metallopeptidase: MKILSGLIYHESNTFNPFLTGLDQFVVREGEEILDRFASTAVFRQAGADVVPSVYATAFSSGPVTREAYEYLKARLLRAVEQHSDLDGIWLHLHGAMLIDGVGAAEVDLLQAVRERVGAEMPISVALDPHGNLDPRVPELATVLRSYRTIPHVDQPEIERRTAHHLLEILSGKVQGGAVAHSQVPFVISGDIPLSASSPLSDILAALDEVEALPGIMDASFFVGFAWADVSQCGASVVVVPERPECAGLAREQADKIRDLVLERYREFQFETPTLEVTATVDAFTRIGRAPLVVSDSGDNTTGGGAGYSTVVLKEVLGREHKERVCVSTIWSPDSFLALRGHSLNDRVRVSVGMDHDEYSRPIEVEGVLKARGDLLGYMSSAKDKVGNTCTVTVGNVDVVVTDRPGSFVTLDHFRAAGLDPADYSVIVVKQGYLFPEIAELAGQHVMCISAGATYQFIEHLSYQNVARELLYVADRVDG, encoded by the coding sequence ATGAAGATTTTGTCCGGGCTCATCTATCACGAGTCCAACACGTTCAACCCCTTTCTCACCGGCCTTGACCAGTTTGTGGTGCGCGAGGGTGAGGAGATCCTTGACCGCTTCGCCAGCACGGCGGTCTTCCGTCAGGCGGGAGCCGACGTGGTGCCGTCCGTCTATGCCACAGCGTTCTCGTCCGGACCGGTGACCCGCGAAGCGTATGAATACCTCAAGGCCCGCCTGCTCCGGGCAGTTGAACAGCATTCAGACCTCGATGGCATCTGGCTGCATCTCCATGGCGCGATGTTGATCGACGGGGTGGGGGCAGCAGAGGTCGACCTCCTTCAGGCGGTTCGCGAGCGAGTCGGGGCTGAGATGCCGATCTCAGTCGCGCTCGATCCGCACGGAAACCTCGACCCTCGCGTCCCCGAGCTGGCTACGGTGCTGCGTTCCTACCGCACGATTCCGCATGTGGATCAGCCAGAGATCGAACGCAGGACGGCACACCATCTGCTGGAGATTCTCAGCGGAAAAGTGCAAGGCGGTGCAGTGGCCCACAGCCAGGTGCCCTTTGTGATCAGCGGGGACATTCCACTGTCGGCCAGCAGTCCACTGTCCGACATCCTGGCTGCGCTCGATGAGGTGGAGGCGCTCCCGGGGATCATGGATGCGTCGTTCTTCGTAGGCTTCGCCTGGGCGGACGTCAGTCAATGTGGAGCGTCGGTGGTGGTAGTACCGGAGCGTCCCGAGTGTGCTGGACTCGCTCGAGAACAAGCGGACAAGATTCGCGACCTCGTGTTGGAGCGATACCGGGAGTTCCAGTTCGAGACCCCTACCCTCGAGGTCACCGCGACAGTCGACGCGTTCACCCGAATTGGACGAGCTCCGCTAGTCGTCTCGGACTCGGGAGACAACACCACCGGTGGCGGCGCCGGGTACAGCACCGTCGTCCTGAAGGAGGTTCTCGGCCGGGAACACAAGGAGCGGGTGTGTGTGAGCACGATCTGGTCTCCAGACTCCTTCCTGGCGCTGCGCGGGCACAGCCTGAACGATCGGGTCCGAGTTTCGGTGGGGATGGACCATGACGAGTACAGCCGTCCGATCGAGGTCGAGGGTGTGCTGAAGGCGAGGGGTGATCTCCTCGGCTACATGAGCTCGGCCAAGGACAAAGTAGGGAACACCTGCACGGTCACCGTTGGCAATGTGGATGTGGTGGTGACCGATCGGCCGGGATCGTTCGTGACGCTCGACCATTTCCGGGCCGCCGGATTGGATCCTGCAGACTACTCGGTGATCGTCGTGAAGCAGGGATACCTGTTCCCGGAGATAGCGGAGCTGGCCGGGCAGCACGTCATGTGCATCAGCGCAGGGGCGACGTACCAGTTCATCGAGCACCTGAGCTATCAGAACGTCGCGCGCGAACTGCTCTATGTGGCTGATCGCGTCGACGGATAG
- a CDS encoding sugar ABC transporter permease: MSSSTVSDDQHLVQKSSPSGPRKSRLRDVRWYHLALAALAIFALFYFNNETNGVFLSQRNLTLLLKQSAILGVVSAGMVMLIIARQIDLSAGMAVYLVSVVVAQLSVTHGFSLPVSVAAGVLVGLLLGAFQGLMVAKFAIPAFVVTLAGSMIFKGIGYVWTNATAIGPAPQSLIWLSEGYIPPVVSAVVIGAAAALVIWTTVRRGVRLVRWEKRRSDTVKKVAIVACVGALGVWVALGYNGLPMAVVIAGITVVGVSLLLSSTAFGRGVYAVGGNPQAAHLAGLRVPWYLFKSFLVMGAIYGIAGVLMTARLGGAAPTAGELLELDAIAAAVIGGTSFAGGRGAIPGALLGALLLTGIDNAMSLMNVSAFLQMVIKGSILLAAVWFDLMVRSKRKR, translated from the coding sequence ATGTCTTCTAGTACTGTCAGTGACGATCAGCATCTCGTTCAGAAATCCTCTCCATCAGGACCGCGAAAGTCGCGGCTCCGAGACGTGCGTTGGTATCACCTTGCTCTTGCTGCCCTCGCGATCTTTGCGCTGTTCTACTTCAACAACGAGACCAACGGCGTCTTTCTGTCGCAACGCAACCTGACGTTGCTGCTGAAGCAATCAGCGATCCTCGGCGTGGTGAGCGCCGGCATGGTGATGCTGATCATTGCTCGGCAGATCGATCTCAGCGCCGGAATGGCTGTGTATCTTGTCAGCGTCGTTGTCGCCCAACTGTCCGTCACGCACGGATTCTCGCTGCCGGTGTCGGTTGCGGCGGGCGTGCTGGTCGGGCTCCTGCTTGGAGCGTTCCAGGGCCTGATGGTCGCCAAGTTCGCGATTCCTGCCTTCGTGGTCACCCTGGCGGGGAGCATGATCTTCAAGGGCATCGGTTACGTGTGGACCAACGCCACGGCTATTGGCCCGGCACCGCAAAGCCTGATCTGGCTCAGTGAGGGTTATATCCCACCGGTCGTGTCTGCGGTGGTGATCGGCGCGGCGGCAGCCCTGGTGATCTGGACGACCGTGCGGCGGGGCGTCCGCCTGGTCCGGTGGGAGAAGAGGCGTTCCGACACGGTCAAGAAGGTCGCGATCGTGGCCTGCGTCGGCGCTCTCGGTGTGTGGGTGGCGCTCGGCTACAACGGACTCCCGATGGCAGTGGTGATCGCGGGGATCACCGTGGTCGGGGTGAGCCTGCTGCTGTCCTCGACGGCATTTGGCCGGGGTGTGTATGCGGTTGGCGGAAATCCGCAGGCCGCCCACCTGGCCGGGCTGCGGGTGCCCTGGTACCTGTTCAAGTCTTTCCTGGTGATGGGCGCCATCTACGGGATCGCCGGGGTGTTGATGACGGCGCGTCTGGGCGGAGCAGCCCCCACTGCAGGCGAACTGTTGGAGCTGGATGCCATCGCTGCAGCGGTCATCGGAGGAACCAGCTTTGCGGGCGGCCGCGGGGCGATCCCGGGGGCTCTCCTGGGTGCCCTGCTGCTTACCGGCATCGACAACGCCATGAGCCTGATGAATGTGTCCGCCTTCCTGCAGATGGTGATCAAGGGGTCCATCCTCCTCGCGGCGGTGTGGTTCGACCTCATGGTGCGGTCCAAGCGAAAGCGGTAG
- a CDS encoding sugar ABC transporter ATP-binding protein: protein MRADESMLLETQDISVEFPGVLAVDHVSIAVEPGEVRSIVGENGAGKSTLMKVLAGVYPRGEYRGLIQLEGREKNFSGVADAERNGIVMIPQEMNMVDDRSIAENLFLNRVPKRIGLVDEKKMLSLAEEYLEPVNIGASPTTLVGELGTAQKQMVAIASALSKDVKVLILDEPTATLSGHESELLFEQVAKVAARGIACLYISHRLEEVLRISDSVTVLRDGRLVDTDLASELSEKHIVKMMIGREMDSFFPERQASVGDAVLAVKGATVPHPMVPAINVVDDVSFEVRRGEVLGIFGLVGAGRTELATALIGHAPGGSFQELRIGDRTVTSVAHSGEALELGYGYLPEDRKSTAVIPNLDITRSISVSSLRRLSRAGWLDRKAEYELAEEYSSHFRIKTRDLLTEVVNLSGGNQQKVMLARLMAQELDVLILDEPTQGVDVGAKAEIYRILNEAAARGTGIIMISSDLPEVMGMADRILAMQRGRITGEFDAGEASSQEILEAATLVPHSQEVDHVF, encoded by the coding sequence ATGAGGGCGGATGAATCGATGCTTCTGGAAACACAAGATATTTCGGTCGAGTTCCCGGGTGTTCTTGCGGTCGACCACGTCTCCATCGCAGTCGAACCGGGTGAAGTCCGGTCGATTGTGGGGGAGAACGGCGCGGGAAAGTCAACACTGATGAAAGTGCTGGCCGGCGTATATCCGCGGGGTGAGTATCGGGGGCTGATACAGCTCGAGGGCCGGGAGAAGAATTTTTCCGGTGTCGCAGACGCCGAGCGGAACGGGATCGTGATGATCCCGCAAGAGATGAATATGGTCGATGACCGCTCGATTGCGGAGAATCTGTTTCTCAATCGGGTTCCGAAGAGAATCGGCCTCGTTGACGAGAAGAAGATGCTCAGCCTGGCTGAGGAATACCTGGAACCGGTGAATATCGGTGCCTCGCCCACCACGCTGGTCGGTGAGCTGGGCACAGCGCAGAAGCAGATGGTGGCCATTGCCTCAGCGCTGTCCAAGGATGTGAAGGTACTGATCCTCGACGAGCCGACTGCCACCCTGTCCGGGCATGAGAGCGAGCTGCTCTTCGAACAGGTTGCGAAGGTGGCCGCCCGCGGAATCGCGTGCTTGTACATCTCCCACCGCCTCGAGGAAGTCCTTCGTATCTCGGACTCGGTGACGGTGCTGCGCGACGGCCGGCTGGTCGATACCGACCTGGCGTCCGAGCTGTCCGAGAAGCACATTGTCAAGATGATGATCGGCCGGGAGATGGACTCCTTCTTCCCGGAGCGGCAGGCGAGCGTCGGGGACGCCGTGCTCGCGGTCAAGGGGGCGACCGTACCGCACCCGATGGTTCCCGCCATCAATGTCGTCGACGACGTCTCGTTCGAGGTGCGCCGGGGGGAGGTTCTCGGGATCTTCGGCCTCGTCGGAGCCGGGCGCACAGAGTTGGCGACGGCGCTGATCGGCCACGCACCCGGCGGCAGCTTTCAAGAGCTCCGGATCGGGGACCGCACGGTGACAAGCGTTGCGCACTCCGGTGAGGCCCTTGAGCTCGGGTACGGCTACCTGCCCGAGGATCGCAAGTCAACTGCGGTGATCCCCAATCTCGACATCACCCGGAGCATCTCGGTGAGCAGCCTGCGCCGCCTCTCCAGGGCTGGGTGGTTGGACCGGAAGGCCGAGTACGAGCTCGCGGAGGAGTACAGCAGCCACTTCCGCATCAAGACACGCGACCTCTTGACTGAGGTCGTCAACCTGAGCGGCGGAAATCAGCAGAAAGTGATGCTCGCTCGCCTCATGGCTCAGGAGCTCGACGTACTGATCCTGGACGAACCGACCCAGGGAGTGGACGTCGGCGCCAAGGCAGAGATCTACCGCATCCTCAACGAAGCCGCTGCCCGTGGGACGGGAATCATCATGATCTCGTCTGACCTCCCCGAGGTCATGGGTATGGCCGACCGCATCCTCGCGATGCAAAGAGGGCGCATTACCGGTGAGTTCGATGCTGGCGAAGCCAGCTCCCAGGAAATTCTCGAAGCCGCGACCCTGGTTCCACATTCTCAGGAGGTTGACCATGTCTTCTAG
- a CDS encoding substrate-binding domain-containing protein, whose product MKRQHVVLAAVAASCALALGACGTGNTTEIGGSDDDVPLIGIAMKTAEQARWHHEVAVMERIAAEQGAEVIVQWANDDITRQGNQYENLMSQGVDALITVPVNDRVGGSYLQTLRDEGIPIVAYDLLPQDLEVDYFVTRDNRAVGVEQARAALEYIGDDTANIALLKGDAANMVAQGIAAGYDDVLADATNLTVVADQWIPSWSTEGALSLAENTLSAHNDDVTAFIAGTDGLAMGVVQAVRGRGLEGEVFVSGLDVEPANAQLIAEGVQTMSIWTDLDDHAETAINAAIQLARGEVPEADDTTSNGGPEVPTGLAQVVPIYREDLCRFIHEIAPEGWITEEEVFATTEVPEDCGEQG is encoded by the coding sequence ATGAAACGCCAACACGTCGTGCTGGCCGCTGTTGCCGCCTCGTGTGCTTTGGCTCTGGGTGCATGTGGAACAGGGAACACCACAGAGATAGGGGGATCGGACGACGATGTCCCGTTGATCGGTATCGCGATGAAGACCGCCGAGCAGGCCCGTTGGCACCATGAAGTCGCCGTGATGGAACGCATCGCCGCCGAGCAGGGGGCCGAGGTGATCGTCCAGTGGGCCAATGATGACATCACCCGGCAGGGAAACCAGTACGAGAATCTGATGTCGCAGGGGGTCGACGCGCTGATTACCGTGCCTGTCAATGACCGCGTCGGAGGCTCCTACCTGCAGACGCTCAGGGACGAGGGTATTCCGATCGTTGCCTACGATCTTCTGCCTCAGGACCTCGAGGTCGACTATTTCGTAACCCGCGATAACCGGGCGGTCGGCGTCGAGCAGGCCCGCGCGGCCCTGGAATACATTGGCGACGACACCGCGAACATCGCCCTGCTCAAGGGAGACGCTGCGAACATGGTGGCGCAGGGCATCGCGGCCGGCTACGACGACGTGCTCGCTGACGCGACCAACCTCACCGTGGTGGCTGACCAGTGGATTCCGTCCTGGTCCACGGAGGGAGCCCTTTCCCTGGCCGAGAACACTCTCTCGGCGCACAACGATGATGTGACGGCCTTCATCGCTGGCACCGACGGGCTGGCCATGGGCGTGGTCCAGGCGGTCCGGGGCCGCGGGCTCGAGGGCGAGGTGTTCGTCTCCGGCCTGGATGTGGAACCTGCCAACGCCCAGCTGATCGCGGAGGGAGTCCAAACCATGTCGATCTGGACCGACCTCGATGATCATGCCGAGACGGCGATCAACGCAGCGATCCAGTTGGCTCGCGGTGAGGTGCCGGAAGCGGACGACACGACCAGTAACGGGGGACCTGAGGTTCCCACCGGGCTCGCCCAGGTGGTGCCGATCTATCGGGAGGATCTGTGCCGCTTCATCCACGAGATCGCACCCGAAGGCTGGATCACTGAGGAAGAGGTGTTCGCGACGACGGAAGTGCCCGAGGACTGTGGCGAACAGGGCTGA